The sequence below is a genomic window from Nicotiana tomentosiformis chromosome 6, ASM39032v3, whole genome shotgun sequence.
GggaaataatatatataatatgaAGAAGTGCATGAAGTCATTCTTAAAATGTATTCCAAGATCTAATCTTCTTTTAAAATTTAGTTTCTAAACGCTCAATGGATTTAATTTTGGTTATATATGTATTATAAACCTGACATTATGATTTAGAGTGAATCAAAACCTTTGATCAACAGAATGGCAACAacaatacaacaataataacccagtataatctcattagtagggtctggggagggtagtgtgtacgcagaccttacccctaccttggggtagagaggctattttcgatagaccctcggctccctccctccaaaaactctccaccttgctcttggggtgactcgaactcacaacctcttggttggaagtggaggatgtTCACCATTAGAGCAACCCACTCAGAATGGCATAAATGCAAAATAAGAGATTACGACTAATAGCAATAATCATCATTAGAATTTTCCTAATATAATAGCAATAATCATCATTACTTTTTCTGTGATTCTTtagaattttaaatttattagtaTGGGGTatacgcgcaacgcgcgtactctaatactagtactatattaaaagcacgaaggcctttAGCGAAATGTCATTTGCCTTTTCTACCCTTTAAGaatatattttatattggacaaagtagtaatttttgttattttcctaatatataggaattgtcatttaattatttttcgaaTATTAAGGGACAATCATTTAATGATTTGCCTAATATGTACGAATAGTCATATAATTATTTTCCGAGTAAAATCCAGTTTACCCCCTTAACTTTTAAGGCTTGGAAAATTATAACTCCTTCACATTTTGAATGGGAACGGCAACCCCCTTATGGAATCCAATGTACCCCCTTAACCTTTAAAGGTTGAGAAACTATACCCCTTTACCTTTTGAATGGGAACAATAACCTCCTTGTACTCAAAATATGAAGTAAATTTCAAGGGCATCTCAACTCTCCCTTAGAGCTTTTGTCCATGTAGCAAGAGTACTCGGCTTTATTCCCATAAATCCCAGAATGAACAAAATGGCACCGCACAGGAAATTTCACAAAACGTTAATCATATATCGTCGCTAGTAGAATGTGTCTTCCCCTACATGGCTTTAGACCATTCTATAAGGCACCACATAATGAATAATGAACATACTGAAAGATGAAGTGCATACCACATGACTACAAGAACAAAGTTTAAAAATGAAAAAGCACTAATACATTCTAGTAACTTAAAAAAAATGAACATACTTCCCTGCCATTAAATAAATATAAGTACCAAATAACTTCAGTTGTTATAGGGAAATAATGAACATGTTGGAATAAACTCAATCACTCATTGAATATATTAAAAAATACCATGACCTTCGTGTATGCCAAATGTTCATCGCTTGAAAGACTAGAACTGGGGGACTATCTATATTACTTAGCAGCTGATATGGATATGCCTTGGATAGTTGGAGGTGATTTCAATATGGTCTTACATGAAGATGAAAAGATATGAGGTCTTCCAATATACCCTCTGAATATGAAGACTTTGCCTTCTGTGTGAATTCCTGTGGTTTGTTTGACATTGGATATAATGGTAGCCCTTTCATTTGGTGGAATGGTCGACCAAATGACCAATGCATCTTCAAGTGGCTTGATAGGATCTTTGTCAACCTCTCTTACCAGAATCTCTTACCAAATCTAGAAGTTCAACATCTAATAAGGACAGGCTCAGATCATGCACCGTTGCTGAGGAGTTTTGGACAGGAAGCTATGAAATTTGTTAAGCATTTTAAGTTCCTTAACTTCTGGTCTACTCATGACACGTTCACATAAGTGATGAGGCAAAACTGGGTGACTGATTTTATTGGTGATCCTTTCTTGATGTTCAAACAGAAATTAAGGGGACTAAAATCAGCACTTTCACAATGGAGTAAACTTACTTTTGGGGATATCTTCAAACAACTTGCTATTATGTAAGATATTGTCAGAGTTAAGGAGATTCTATTTGAGGAGGAACCGACAATTCAAAACAGGATTGTCCTTCAACGAGCACAAGCTGAACTGAAAAAATACCTGAGCATTGAAGAGCAATACTGGAAACAAAAGGCAGGATTGAACTGGTTTGCTGAAGGTGATAGAAACACAAGATTGTTTCACAATCATGTCAATGGTAAGCGGCAGAAAGTTAAACTCAAAAGGATTCAGAACGAAGATGGGAATTAGCTTGAAAGCCAGGATCTTATGGCTACTACTACTGTAGAGTTTTTCAAGAACCAATTTACACAAGAAAGTGATACTACATGCTTTGAACTTCTTAACAATGTACCTTCAATGGTGACAACTGATTATAACTTAGAGCTATGCAGGTATCCTACTCTAGAAGAAGTAAAGAAAGCAGTTTTCGCATTGTCTGGTGATAGTGCAAGTGGAGTTGATGGTTTCACTGGATTATTCCACCAAAAGTGCTGGGACATTGTGGGAGCAGACATCTTTATGATGGTTAAAGCTGTTTATAGAGGGGCTTCACtaccaaaatccataacacatactaaCTTGGTGTTACTGCCTAAGAAACCACAAGTACAAACCTTCTCAGATCTAAGACCCACAGTCTTAGTAATTTTATCAGCAAGGTCATATCCATGGTATTATACAATAGAATGGAGAAGGTATTACCATCCTTGATTTTTCCAAACCAATCTGGCTTTATGAAAGGAAGGAGTATCTTTGAAAATATCCTGCTCACACAAGAAATCATCATTGATATAAGGATGAGAGGAAAACCAGCAAATGTGGtaatcaagcttgatatggcAAAGGCATATGACAGAGTTAATTGAAAATATTTACTATGGGTTTTGAGAAAAATGGGGTttgctgagcattttatcaacaTGATAGGAAACTTATTGATCAATAATTGGTATTCAGTGCTAATAAACGGGTAAACATCATGGTTTTTCAAATCCAGTAGAGGAGTGAAGCAAGGAGATCCTTTGTCTCCTGCATTGTTCATTCTATCAGCAGAGGTCCTATCAAGATCACTGAATAAGCTATTCTTAGACAGGAATTTCATTGGATTTGGAATGTCAAAGTGGACAGATCCTCTAAACCACTTGTCTTATGCAGATGATACAATAATATTTTCATCTGCGGACCCATACTCATTACAGAAAGTAATGGAAGTACTCACAAAGTACGAACAGATCTATGGTCAACTAATCAACAAATCAAAAAGTTCTTACTACATGCATACAAAGGTGGGAAGGAACTTATCTGATTCTGTTGGCTCTATAACTAGTTTCCAAAAGGGGTCCTTCCTATTCACAAACTTAGGATGTCCAATGTTATACACAAGGATAAGGAAGGACTACTATAACGATCTCACAAGTAAGGTGGAGGCAAAACTTCACTCCTACAAAGGGAAACTACTGTACATTGGGGGTAAGGCTACACTTATAACCAGTGTGCTTCAAAGTTTACCTACACACATTCTGTcagtcttggatcctcctgacaACGTTCTAGAACACTTACACAAGATGTTTGCTAGATTCTTCTGGAGTACTAACGAAGAAAGAAGAAGTAGGCACTGGACAAAGTGGCTAAACTTGTGTCTGCCAAAGAAAGAAGGCGAATTAGGTTTTAGGTCTCTATTTGATGTTTCAAGATCGATGTTTGCAAAATTATGGTGGGATTTCAGAACGACTAAGTCTTTGTGGTCCAATTTTATGTGGAATAAATACTGCAAGAAGTAAATCCCTACATTAGTACAATTCAAAGATGGATCACATGTTTGGAGGAAAATTTTAAAAGCTAGGGAAGAGGTGGAGCATGAAATACTTTGAAAAATTAATAAAGGCTCTACAAATGTctggcatgaaaattggactggtATTGGAGCATTATACCATGTTGTACCTCCAGATTTCAACATCAAAGAAGAACTCCATGAGGTGGCACAGTTGAGAATAGAGAATGGATGGGATGATCTGTTGCTACATCATACATTTCTAGAAGATATAGCATATCACATAAAGCAAGTAATTTGCTTTGATGATACTGATGCAAAATGGGATACACCTAAATTGATGCCAACGACTTCAGGTAAATTTACAGTTAGTAGTGCATGGAACATTGTGAGGCATAGGGAACCAACTAATCATGAACAAAAAAACCTTTGAACTAAGGGCCTACCATTCAAAATAAATGATTCCAATAGATGATTTGTGGAGAAGAAATTGTTATCATATGGCTTCAAAATATTGGTGCTGCTTTCCCCCACAATAAGAAACTTTAAAGCATATTTTCCTCACAAGTTCAACTGCATCAAGAGTGTGGAAGGTCTTCTTACAGGTTGTTGGAATTGTGGTCAATTTGATACAGCTTCATCAAGTGATTAGAGCATGGTGGAATGCTGAATGTTGTCCAAAGTTAAGGCCACTATACCAGgcgtcacgacccaatttttcctccgtttggtatcgtgatggcacctagtcatagggactaggtaagcctaatgttaattgaaacaacaacattatttaaataacatctagcaatttaaataaaaatctcttacaattcccaaaactagtagtataagtcataagctctacagagtgtttgctagaaaagtTCTAAATATAActatccagaaataagaataaacagtgcaaaatgaaaacttgaaggtgactctgaagcctgcgaacgtagcagcaggtttaccttgagtctccacagcaacgacccgcacagctGCTAACGACaaatacctggatatgcacaaaaatatacagaagtgcagagtgagcacaccacagcggttcccaataagtatcaagactaacctcggtggagtagtgacgaggaacaatcaagacacccactggtctaataaactgaacaagtataagtatatgaacagcagaaatatgatatctacataaagactatgaaATATGGCTCATAATaaagtaatggcaataagaaaggaaacaacaagtatcagcggaatatcatgaaaatgacacagaaaagtgaatggaacacaacctaaatccggaatcacaaatacaacaaggacaagtaataactcagcaactacaaccgcgtttacatcaggttttagtcaacaactccacgagatacaacctcggacaaatcacaactcatgggtctcaatacctgaaccctaacacttggcatcatgtgccctcataacatctcataatcGCATTGgcgactcatgtgccaatagagccattctcacatagaaggcaagtaaacaagggtgagcatctatgctcaacaatatcaataacACCACTTATCTGATAAGAgttcttaactacgtgtatgcttgtgcaagtgtcttAACATAGTCCATAGTGACAAATAAGCATAAGTAAAAAGAACGGGACAttacgtagaatattttctcatagctttcacaagataaagcacACATAGGTacgtgtaccactacacaaatatcaacaacaacaacgcccccaggccatcacaatcatcataaatcaatccctgacacatcccaccttgtctcgccacgtgtgcaataataaggtaagtgcccgccttgtctcgccacacatgcataacaatgttcccaccttatctcgccatatgcgcaacccacatatacatatataacccgtcttgtcacgccgcatgtgcaaatatcaatagtaataatagcacggcataaacctcgtgcgatcccataacaacaaccgcacggcagaaacctcgtgcatcacaataataacaaccgcacggcagaaacctcgtgcatcaccacaacaagaaTAACAGTAACAATggaaataatacaaagtacgacaagtaaatcaactcaagaactttaaatcacaagaaatggtagaaccaattcacaaggaataaccacagtaacgaatgctaggcgtaaagagaacaactcaacaagggaaaactaatatgtagaaaagatcccacaatatacatttcaacaatatggaagctaacacgagtcaaataattccaaataaaacaggtcaactaaaatataggatatctaacttcttttaaggttggccaattaagagagagatacaacatctccaattaaggataagcagtataaggataatcatttgcctcaattaaggatgaataattagagaagagataattataatttcagataaagataagcagttagggaaaagacaacacgtcaatagaagagatacaatttcagttaaggcacatatgaatcaaacaaacaaaaagagtggatcatgaagtaattaattctaattaaagcaagtagaagtgaaactggaaattaagaaacgtaatcataacgagaaaaactgcatattcaatgaatataaggacctaagaatccctaaaaggccaattttccataaataagtctgggcacgtacttgtcacctcgcgtacacgaactacaattagcatagaagactcaaatcctaaggggtagtttccccacatgaagttaggcaagatacttacctcgagccaagctcaatcagtctgtaagaatgccctttcctcgattatccgactctgaatggcccaaatctagccaaacacaattgcatatcatgaatacaaccataatagactcattgaattaatgaaatcattactttaacaaaaattctgaaatccgccctaaaaagtcgaaccgagcccacgtctcggaatcgggtaaatgACCTAGAACCATCAGTTCAAAAATAGGGAAAATGACCTGTAACCCATCtggaacacacccgaggcccccgggaccccatctaaacacacaaacaagttccataacctaacacggactcgcttgaggtatcaaatcacatcaaacaacgtcaaaactacaaatcgcaccatgaatcggacttatgaacttctaaaaattccaacttcgaaaactcgtgctgaaacctatcaaaccaacccggaatgacgtcaaattttgcatgcaagttccaaataatataacggagaTGTTCTAattctcggaatcgcattccgaccctgatatcaaaaagtccacttccaatccaaatctctaaaaatttaactttcgccatttcaagcctaaatcagctacagacctcaaattcacagttcgaacatgatcctaagtccaaaatcatccaacggagatAATGGAAtggacggaactccattccaaagtcgtTTTCACAatgttccgactacggtcaaaatcctaagacttaagcttctgttttaaggactaagtgtcccaaatcactctaaattaTCCGGTAACTGAAATCAACCATGCACATAAGTCAATAAACATAATATGAACCTACTCAGGGTCTTATGCCGCCgatcgggacttaaattctcaaaacgaccggccgggtcgttacaccaggCAACCCCGACAATTATTTCATGGGAACTATGGAAAATGAGGAACACAATTAAACATGGAGAAAAAGCTACTTGATTCAACATGGTAGTGCACGAGGTTAATAATACTCTACATTATCTGGATAAAGTAAGGTATAATTGGATGCAAAATATACCTTTACAGTGGACAAATAAGATTAAGTTTTTTGAAGCTTATAAACCAATTATTATTACCAAAAGAGTTACTTGGCAGATGCCCGATGCAAGATGGTTCAAATGCAATACTGATGGGGATTCTCGAGGAAATCAAAGACTAAGCTCCTATGAGTTTTGCGTAAGAGATTCTACAGGGGATGTTATATTTGTGAAGGCAGAGCAGATAGGGGTATCAACAAGTTTGGTCACTGAGGCAAAGGCATTAATGGAAGGCATATTGTACTATTTTCAAAATCAGCTGCATCCTATGATAATTAAAACAAACTCACTGGTCTTAAAAACGATTACTGAAGGTCAATGGGCAGTTCCTTGGAGTATCAACAAAGAACTGAAgaagattaataaaataaaagggcaGTTCAATGTCATTCTTCAGCATGTCTTCAGGGAAGGCAATGCAGTGGCAGATTTTCTAGCTAACTTAGtattctcttttgcaggtacactAGAATTCAAATCTTTCTACGACTTCCCTGTTGCTGCTAGGTCACTAATCAATTACGACAAGAGCCAAATACCAAATCTAAGGATTAGAGTGGCAAGAAACAGAGGATCTGTACCATGACATACATTTTCAACATCTGTAACCACTGACTTCATATCTCAAACAACAATCAGTAACACTCTGTATTGATATGCCTTCATACAAATTGATATTGGTTTTATTTACTGCACTTTGTGTGGTTGATGCATCGGAGTATTGGAAGACACTTTACTTGTTGATTATAGCTGCTAATGCACAACCATATACCAATGTATGTCGTCTACTGCTTCTTCTATAGTACTGTTATTACTTCCCCATCATGTCCGTCAAGATGTCAACCATGCTACACTGCAACAAATGGAATTTTGTTGCTGTGGTTTGGGAGGTATTGTATGATTTTGGGAGTTGTTTGTCTACATACAACTACACCCTTGTCAGTGCTCCCAGAACACACAAGAACCTGGGAGAGGAATCTTTCTTCATAACTTGTTTGCTACATTTTGCAGGATCCGGATATAAGCTCACACTCTTGAGGCATCTGCAGTGTTTTTTGATTTCAGCAGCACAAACTCATAAGACCCTAAAACTGTAACACTACTTAAACAATTACAACAACAGACCAAAACTTCACAGAATAATCATCATGTACTGCTACAGCTGCAAGAACATTGAAACCAGAATTCACATCAATATGGATCGGTACTGTTTCTGGACCACACACTACTGTAACTCATTTTGTTTTGAAGATATTGACTTTCTATCTCTTGTTGTGTCAAATCCCAGTGGTATTAGAATGTTAACATGCTCATTGTGGGGGTTGTTCAACATATTACATCATCATTACTTCAACAGTGAAGATCTCCCAACAGATTCAAAAAACTGAAAGCTATCCTCACTTTGCTCTACATATCTTGGTACACTGCAGGGTATCACAAGCACTAATACATATGTATTCATTGAGGACACAACTACAAGTGAGCTTCTACAACTACATCAACAGAGCAAAACTTCACAAGAAAAATAAGCTTTACTGTATCTGCACAACACCTGATAACGGCCTCTGTTATTTCGAACCTTTTAGTATACAACAAAGGAATATTCATTCATTGGATGCGCTGGACATCTTATGGCACTTCAACGAATATCTGGATAAGAGTCATTTCCACATAACTGGGATGTTTGTCAAAATATACCACAGTAAACCGGATCTAAAGCAAAAGAAATATCAAATGCAAGTGTTCTGTATCAACAATGATGCTGGAGGACTTCAACCCCAAAGTGAAGATGCCTGAAATGCTTTGCATTAGAACTTATGGATCTGTACATACCTACTCTTTTGGATTGCAATAAATGACACCTGGTGAGAGCTTTGTAGGTGCTACAATAAATTGTTTGTAATTGGTGTGTGAATTCATTTTCATCGGCAACATTTGGACGTTTCAAATTACTACCTTTGTACTTGCCATCTATCTTTACGCTACTGCTACATTGTATTTGGTAGCAGTTGGCATTGGCTTTTTTTCGTTTTCTTTGTGTGTTTTATTTGAACAATGTATAAGTTTGACCCAATTTGggaattattaaatataaaaataactaGGCAGCATGCCTGGTGGTCTATTTGCTAAAAACAAATGTTCCAACCTATATATACCTTGATTAAATATAAATACCAAAGAACTTCAATTGTAACAGAAATTGAGAAAATTAGATGATCTATCACAATTTGGACTATTAATCAACGAACATCCTAGATGCAAAGTCAAGGATGCTATCCCACTCACTATATGAGTTTCCTACACTATTTTGCACAACTCGTCCAGTTGCTGATGCTTGAGTTGAGAAAATAGCATCTCCAAAAGGTGTTGATTGCCTGTGCAATGGAGATGTTCCAAGTTGTATAGCTGAAGAAGCAATTTGACTTTGTCTAGGTGGTTGAACCTTGAAAATCAAAAATTACAATTAGGATAGAAAATTATTGATAAAACATCTATTATTAACATATGGTATGAAAAATACCCTATTATTACCTGTGAGGCAAGTACAAATTGGTTCATGTTTGACGTTCTGATGCCATTCTAGTTCCTTATTCCACAATATGGACcatgtttatttttctttctcattCCTCTCGCTCTTCCTCTACCCCTGCCTCTACCGTTCATGGACTGCAAGGTAGTTGCTCCCCTGGCTCTAGTTGTTGCTCTACCATAGCTTATATTATTTATCTCTCTTTCTATTCCTATTTTCCAACCTCTAGGATTAGTGGGCAACTTATTAAGCTCACTGACACCATTAGCACCTCTTCCATTGTTCCATTGAACACCAAGAAAAGCCAAATCAAGTATAAAAAAGAACGAGTTGTGACAAGTAGCTTAAAATcataaaagaaaaaagaggaaaaataaaAAGCTTAAGCTAATCAAGAGAAATACCTCAACAATTCTTTTTTTGCCTTGACTTACTAGGATTTTTGCATGTCTTTTTATTGTGTCCGATCTCATGACAGTTGTTGCATTCATGAGGATAGTCAAACCTCCTCACCTTGTTGGTTCATCTATACCTTTTTTCCTGCTCTTTCTTGGTCTTCCGGGTTTATTATCTGAAACTTCAGTGTAACGATCTGACCAGTCGTTTTGGGCATTTACGCTCTTTTCAActttttgaagtcttgaatagtttcatacgatgtattatgacttgtgtgaattgtcggttttggttttcaggtatttcggagttggtttggaagaatgaagttcatgatttaaagcttaagttaaaaaggttaatcggatgttgacttatatgtaaacaacccCAAAAtcaagttttgatgatttcaatagctctgtatggtgatttcgaacttaggagcatgtccgaaaaattatttggaggctcgtagctaaattaggcttgaaatggctaaaatagaaatttaagtttggaagtttgatcggggagctaaatttttgatatcggggtcaaaattcaattctggaaattggaatggatcagttatgtcatttatgacttgtgtccaaaatttgaggtcaatctgacttgatttgataggtttcgacatcgaatgaaaaagttggaatttcttagtttcattaggcttgaattggggtgcaattcgtgttttattgttgtttgatgtgatttgaggcctcgactaagttcgtatgaacttgttggtatatttggttggagtcccatgggcctcgggtgtgtttcgggtatgtttcgggtgttatcggatcattttgggctacttttggttgctggttttctgatgtctcatattgttcttcgcgttcgcgaggagcctcttgCATTCGCGGAGAAGGATTTTGCTACTggaactttgttcttcgcgttcacgaagagacTCTCGCGTTCGCAAAAAAGGAATTCCAATTGTCCGTCatttgactttggaagcttattatcacgacccgaaattttcactaTCGagaccgtgatgacacctaacatttcacttgctaggcaagtcaacgttagaataatttacccttttaacaatttaaatttaattaatgaagaagaactgatttaattgcaataatccaaatataaatgcGGAAGCTAAAACTGTAAAAACATCTGCTACGAATCCctgaacctggtgtcacaagtgcacgagcttctagagtaaTACATATACAAAGCTGTCTGAAtaaaaatacacagctaaataaaaataaagacgggGACTTCAGGAGTTGCGGGCGCTGAggagttgtacctcaagtctctgcaGGCtgtccaatccgagctctctagtagCTGCTGGGATCGTCTCCGAATTCTGCACAgtgtgtagagtgtagtatcagtacaatcgaccccatgtaatGGTAAATgcaaagcctaacctcgacgaagtagtgacgaggctaaggcgggtcacctaTACTACAACCTGAACGCAGTATATAATAATGATAGAAAATAGAAATATTGAACAGAATTAAACAGCCAACTGAAAATAATAACCACAACCTCAAGAATAAACCAGTATCATCCAGAATCACCAATCTTTAATAATTCATCTACAAATACCAAAACAAAACCAACACATCTCAAGAAATGGAAACATATAGGTTATTACGGCGCACAACCAGATCCCACCAGACAATACAAATTCCTCCCTTGTTTCACCGTAACGATATCAACAATAGTAAAtgaataagttatatatatatatatgttgcggtgcgcaacccgatcccaccatatgtcaatatcagaatcataattcacccttatttcaccatgtcaatccacccttattttacctattgcggcgtgcaacccgatcccaccatatcaatatcaagtattcaaTAAGCATAGTAAAActcacaattcaaatcatagaaaAACCCTTTACAATTCCAAGACACCACACTGAACAAATAGGAAACTTTGTACAATATGATAATCCGAATAAGTAATACTACACAGCGAGACCAATCCAGAATTTACAACTACAAGGTACAGATAAACCAACTTGAACAAATAGTAGGAGATTATGAAACTATGGAAAGAACTAATATCATAAACAGGAGGAACAATGACTACAAGTGGCAATTAGGCATGGAAACACATTTAGAGCATATAACAACTAAGAGAgggaaagagataatataagaaGAACGGGAAAACAGGGAAAACAGATAATTCGGTGGCgcataagcactcgtcacctcacatatacaccgctcacatgaaaTTTACATAGCAAATAGTTTGaggattcctaattccctcaagtcaaggttagacacaacacttacctagcTCTAAAgaccactcaaagctcaaccacaactttgcctttcaaacCTACCTCCGAACCAACaatatctagcaaattaccaaccaaatgattcaaattaACCCTTTGGGAtcacccacgattgcaa
It includes:
- the LOC138893550 gene encoding uncharacterized protein gives rise to the protein MATTTVEFFKNQFTQESDTTCFELLNNVPSMVTTDYNLELCRYPTLEEVKKAVFALSGDSASGVDGFTGLFHQKCWDIVGADIFMMVKAVYRGASLPKSITHTNLVLLPKKPQVQTFSDLRPTVLVILSARSYPWYYTIEWRSRGVKQGDPLSPALFILSAEVLSRSLNKLFLDRNFIGFGMSKWTDPLNHLSYADDTIIFSSADPYSLQKVMEVLTKYEQIYGQLINKSKSSYYMHTKVGRNLSDSVGSITSFQKGSFLFTNLGCPMLYTRIRKDYYNDLTSKVEAKLHSYKGKLLYIGGKATLITSVLQSLPTHILSVLDPPDNVLEHLHKMFARFFWSTNEERRSRHWTKWLNLCLPKKEGELDFNIKEELHEVAQLRIENGWDDLLLHHTFLEDIAYHIKQVICFDDTDAKWDTPKLMPTTSGKFTWTNKIKFFEAYKPIIITKRVTWQMPDARWFKCNTDGDSRGNQRLSSYEFCVRDSTGDVIFVKAEQIGVSTSLVTEAKALMEGILYYFQNQLHPMIIKTNSLVLKTITEGQWAVPWSINKELKKINKIKGQFNVILQHVFREGNAVADFLANLVFSFAGTLEFKSFYDFPVAARSLINYDKSQIPNLRIRVARNRGSVP
- the LOC138893549 gene encoding uncharacterized protein, with the protein product MRSSNIPSEYEDFAFCVNSCGLFDIGYNGSPFIWWNGRPNDQCIFKWLDRIFVNLSYQNLLPNLEVQHLIRTGSDHAPLLRSFGQEAMKFVKHFKFLNFWSTHDTVKEILFEEEPTIQNRIVLQRAQAELKKYLSIEEQYWKQKAGLNWFAEGDRNTRLFHNHVNGKRQKVKLKRIQNEDGN